The following DNA comes from Bos indicus isolate NIAB-ARS_2022 breed Sahiwal x Tharparkar chromosome 3, NIAB-ARS_B.indTharparkar_mat_pri_1.0, whole genome shotgun sequence.
CAAAGCAATTTGGAAAAGTACAAGGTGTGTTTGGGGTAGGTTAAGTGATTCAGAATGGCAGGAAGGAAAGGggcagagagagcagttaagcagAAAGGCTAGAGAAATGGAATGAAATGGAGTCCATTCCAGGGAGTTTTGAAGGCAAAGCTGTGGAGTCTGCATTTATTCTGGACCCTAGCAATGTGCTGACCAAGGTTTTAGGGATGGTGGCGGCTGCGACTGTGCGATGGATGGCCGATGCAGGGAATCCAAAGAGAGAGGTAGGGACTAAGAGCCTTGGAGGTTGAGGCCTAGAAACAAAACCATGGCAGCTGGGTCTGAGAACCAGTGGTAGAATGATCCAGATTTGGCACTTGCTGGGTTGAATAGAGGGCCTAgagcaaagggagaaggggcaTCACATCCAAACAGAAACATTTACTGAGTCTTACTGTCTGCAAAGCCGTGGATAGGTAGAGATAGAGGCAGAGAGGGAGTCTAGTAGGGAACTCAGGCAAATTGCTGAAGGATACAAGGcagaatgggggcttccctggaggctcgatggttaaaaaaaaaaaagtccacctgtcaatgcaggagacgtgggttcgatccttgggttgggaagctctcccagagaaagaaatgtcaacccactctggttttcttgcctgggaaatctcatggacagaggagcctggcaggctacagtccacggggtcgcaaaagaattggacacgactgactgagtaAATGGCAACAGTGACAAGGCAGAATAAAGCAAAATGCTATGGAAAGTCAAGGAAGGTGACTTTGTTTCCCCTGGAGGGCCCCACAGATTATCCAGAGGGAGTGGACTTGTTTATGTAGCCCTTTTCAGTTTAGTAACAAGCAGCTCCAGTTTGATTCCATCAAAAGAGCTAAGAGTAGTTGGGAGGGTGAGTTTCTTCACTTCAGCATGGCTTCAGCTTTAAAAGAAATCACCTTCCAGGGAATCTAGGAATGCTCTTGCAGACACCCCACTCTTCAGTAGACGCCAGAGCAAGACTACATCACTGCCCTGCTCGGTTTCCTTGGCTACCCATGCTCCCCGATCCCAGCACATCTCAGCCTGCCCTGTAATTGCCTTGTTGTTTGTCTGCCAGAGCCCTCTTGACAGGCACAGACCGTGTCTAACTTGGATTTCGGGCcctggctcttcgcatcatgcTGGGAGGGCCAACACTCGCCATAAATCTTTGATGAGTGGGGGAATTCACAGTGGATTCTGAGTGTCAGGTCTCCACAGGCTGCAGGGAAGAAGTTTTATTGGATTGCTTAGTCATGGTTCTTGGTCATAATTTTTGAGAGTGGGTGTGGACTGCCTGCTATTCATTTTGGTAAAGAACAATTTCTGGTCTTGGACAGAGTCACACTCTTAAACCATTCAAGTGCACAGCGGCCTCAAAAAGTTCTGAGGCTCTGCCTGATGCAGTAAAGTCATAAAATCATTAACGTGGTGACTATGTGTTTTTACAGCCCCTTTGCTCTATGTAATCTACAGATGAATGCTTGTGACATTGAGACTTTAGAAGAATGACTGCCCTTATTGTTTAAATTGGACTATGAATTTCAGAATGACAGATAAGCACACACCTATGAGCCAAACCCTTGCCACCTTTTTTCTTCTCACCTAGAATCTTGATCTCGGTGAACTcctgggcaggggagggtggggagggagcttAAGAGTGCAGAAGCGTGAGCATGCATATGCCTGAATCACTTCcttctacacctgaaactaacacagtatggTACAGTTcaattgaaaagataaaaaaagaattcGCGTGCTTAGGGGCTTCCAGACAGTTAAACTGTTGCCTGTGGCGAGACCTAGAAAGTCCCGCCCTCTTTATCTCTAAAAGTAAACGCCCAGCAGTCTGTAGCTGACTGACAGCTATGGTCACGTGACACAAGCAAACACTAACTTGGTGTTTAGTTTGGTTCCTGAGTTATGTAAGTGAGAGGGGGCAGACCTCCGGCAGGTGGCTGTCTCGGTAGCAACAGCAGAGCAAGCATGACAGCAGGGTCCCAGGGGGATCGCCCAGTcatcctgctcctgctgctgtgcGCACTCGGCCCCTCCGTGTCCCAGGGTGGGAAGCTGCTGGTGGTCCCGGTAGATGGCAGCCACTGGCTGAGTTTGGTCGGACCCCTCCAGCCATTGCAGCAGAAGGGACATGACATAGTGGTCCTGGCACCTGACGCCTCCATATACATTAAAGAGGAAGCATTTTACACCTTGAAGAGGTACCCTGTGCCATTCCGAAGGGAGGACTTGGAAGAGACTTTTATCAGCCTCGGGCGTACTGTTTTTGAGGATGATCCTTTCCTGAAGCGCGTGATCAAAACCTACCAGAAAATCAAAAAGGACTCGGCTCTGCTCTTATCCGCCTGCTCCCATTTACTGCACAACAAGGAGCTGATGGCCTCCCTGACGGCAAGTAGCTTCGATGCCGTGTTGACAGACCCTTTCCTTCCCTGCGGCCCCATCGTGGCCCAGTACCTGTCTGTGCCTGCCGTGTTCTTCTTGAATGGACTGCCATGCAGCCTGGACTTTCAGGGTACCCAGAGCCCCAGTCCACCATCCTACGTGCCCAGGTATCTGTCCTTTAACTCAGATCACATGACCTTCCTGCAGCGGGTGAAGAACATGTTCATCACCTTGTCAGAGAGTTTGCTGTGCGATATGGTTTATTCCCCATACGGGCTGCTTGCCTCGGAAATCCTTCAGAAAGACATGACTGTTCGGGATCTCATGAGTTTTGGGTCTGTCTGGATTCTCAGAAGTGACTTTGTGTTTAATTTCCCAAGACCCATCATGCCCAACATAGTTTTTGTTGGTGGGATCAACTGCGCTAGCAAAAAGCCACTCTCTCAGGTGTGTATTTGAGTGGGAACTTTATATACCTGTATTCTAGCAAGAACTTTGAGTGGATGAACTTGTCATGGATCTGCTGAGACAGCCTCAAATGCCTTCTCTTGTTCATTTCTATTTCACCAGTCTCTTAGGAGTGAGTTGTAATTTATAACTCTTTGGCATCTTCttctaggtttttttgttttttgtttttatttaatcgGAGATTTTAGGAAAGTGTACTTTGGCCATTTTATTCTGTGCACTCCAGTGGATAGTAATTGATTAGATGTGACATGGGTTAAATGCCATAAACACAGGGCCCTGGGTCCAGGGttcctcgcagagaacaaaatTGTGCAGCGTGCACTTTGCCCATGGTCAGGTCAGGCTCACAAAAGTCAAGACTGCTGAAATAATTCTTTGGCATCAATAGATAGATCCTGCATGGCAGGGAAAATTGCCTTTATGTTCCTGGTTAAAAGTCCAGTTTCTAGATAATAAGAAGCTGAATACGGCAGTTCCATTTCCTATAATAAAGCAAATCACTAGACAGCCAGGTTCTGATGCTGGATTCAAAGCTCATGCATCTCACTCTCTTAAATGCTTATATACTAATGTTTTCACCCTCTGCAACTGGAAGtttgcaggaaaaaaacaaaagtagcaTTCACATTCTCTTCCAAATCTCGACAGAGAGGGTAGAGAATAGCAGGAGAGTTTCCTTCTAATGGGGATTTGGGAAAGATTCTTCAAGTAGGTGACAGTTCAGTGGGCGttccttcatttattcaagtATTGGTTTGGGATCTGCTGGTAGCCCAAGTACTTTCCAGATGCTGAGTCTGGCTCCTACGAGGGGCTACTATCACCCTCATAGAGTGATGAATCTTATTTCCAGTGAGCTTCTGACATtcgtattttataatatttaaaaaataataatttttgactttgggtctttgttgctgcccaggcttttctctggttgcagcgagagAGGcttactcttcattgcggtgcacaggcttctcatgacggtggcttctcttgttgagaagcacgggctctagggaggcctggcttcagtagttgtaactcctgggctctagagcacaggctcagtacttgtggcacacgggcttagttgctcctcggccagatcagggattgaacccgagtctcctgcaccagcaggcaggttctttatcgctgagccagcAGAGCAGCCCTCATGttttaaatgattatataatTGTCATAGCCAGCTGAAACTTCTGGCAGCAGGAGCAGTACCAGGTGAGGAGTCGGGTGCTACCTGGATACCTCCATCCCACTCCTGCAAAACAGGGGCTCCTGAATGGGGCTCTGATTCCACCCCTGTAATGTGAGGAGAGATCTCGTAAGCCCTCGAAGACCCCTGGCAATAAGATTCTGAGACCCCCACGGTCTGCTGGACACATTTGTGTCTAGTGGGGTGGTCTGGTGAAGAAAGAAGGTGTGCTGTGGATTTTCTGAAAGCAAGATGAGAAAATCCAGGAGTGTAGAAATCCGTTAATGGTTCTttttcagacagagaaaaagaaaggggtgaAATGTCATCAAACCAACAGTCATATCTCAGatcaaaggaaagaaagttaGCCAGCAGGTCCGAGCAAGATATTTTTGCATGTTTGTTGTTGCATTTGGAAAACAGCTCTTATTTATTTaagtgattttcttctttatttaggATGTTTCATGGGAGAGACTGCAGAACTTTATCAAAGGTCTTTCTTGACATCACATCTTTATATCATTTATTGACATATTTTCCCGTTAAGTGGTAAATTGTATTGGATGTGTGTTGGTTGCTGCCTTGTTTTTTGCAAGTGAGCTTCGATGTGAGAATATTTCTGTAAATTGTGCCTGATAGCAGTTCCCATTGTCTTACTGAAAtgcttttaatttgaaattccaTTTTTAGATGCTAATATCACCATTCCTGCACTGCTTTTGTTTACATTTCTCTAGTGCCTCCTTAGTACTCCAGGTCTTcaaccttcttccttctctttaaacAACATGAAGcacggacttccctggcagtccagtggttaagattctgtgctaccaatgaagggggcatgggtttgattcttggtcagggaactaagaccccacatactgTGCTGCAAAAGATAAACACAACAAAATAAACCCGAAAGCTCTACAGAGCCAATATTGTTAACCTAGTCAGGCAGATTCCTTTAACAGTTGAATTTCACCTGTTTGCACTTAACAATCAACAGATATGATTATAACTCTtgcagtttatttttactttgctttgtcatttccctttttcttgaTTTATGCTGGTCTGTCACATTGCTgttatcttttttccccttggttAGTTAGAGAGTGCTGCTCTGCACTTCCTTCCCTCTACTGGGGATCATACTATTCCCAATGCTCTTGGTAAAAGTCCTGAACTTTTCAAGTATAAAGATGAAATCTTTGTTAATGAGAGTCCCTAGAGAAAGCACAGCTTGGTGTTGGGCATACCTTTGGGATGCCATCAAAGAATAAAGATGGTAGAACAATGCTGAGAGAAAAGGCATGACACTCAAGAATTCCAAGATGTCAGTCCCCTCTCACCTGAGAACATCTCAGAATACACAGAGGTCCAGAGATGGTGTCCACACATCCACAATGGTTgtaaggaaaacagtcaaacagAGGATCGGTAAGAACAGACTTGAAGAtgatgaagagaagagagtggtgaCAAGGAAGCTCGCAGTGTTCCTAAGTGGCTCTGAATGTACAATGAGACAGCAACACATTTCCAACATACTGTTTCATGAGTCTCCTTGCAAAATGAAAGGCATTTGGGAAGGAAAAATCTAATAAAAGCCTAGAACTCAAAATACTAAACTCACAGCCAAAGTCAGGACTTCTAGTAAAAGCCTCCTGGGTTTCGAAGTCAGTGCACTTGACAAACAGGAGATTAACAAGGCCCAGGATGCCTGATAACACTACAACTGCTTTTGAACCTAGAAAGGTCAACAATACTACACTAAATGCCATGGTTCTCAGTCACCTGAGACACGGCAGTGATGGAGGCAGGGGTCCGTGTCCCATCGCAATGGCACTTGGTACCCAGCTTCTTTACCTCTGGACACCAGCTCTCAGggtgtccaggcaagagtactggagttgggtgctaTCACCTTCTCCATGGCATTCTTTGGAGACATATAAAACCATCTGGAGACTCTCAGGGAGTGAATTAGATCATTAATAACCAACAGTTCAGGGAAACTTGCCCTACTTGTGCCTTGCTCTGTTTCCTTCAAGTAGATTACcactgcgtgtgtgtgcgtgcacaggTAGCGTGTGTGTGTCTTGAAGCCTGGAGCACTCTGGAGTTGGCTCTGAAGTTTGGGAACAGATCACGCCATGCTAAGATTATTGCCCAAGGCTGAATCTAGgggtttccttcctttcttcctgagaTACACCCACCATTCATCTCCAGGTTCTAGTTTCAACGCTGTGACTAATGCTGCTGTTCTTCTGATTGCATTATTCCTGTTGCATCTTGCTGAAAAGTTTGGCATCATTTCAGGAGGACTCCAAAGAGTTCTGGTACCATAGTTCTTTATGTATCAGTATAGAGAAGAATCCAGTGAGAGGCAGAGTGACTTATTAGGGTAGGATGCTTGTGGGGCTTacatggggcttcctgggtggctcagtggtaaagaaaaatatacctgcaatgcagaagatggaggagacactgcaggtttgatccctgggttaggaagatcccttggaggagggtatggcaacccactccagtattcttgcctggagaatcccatggatagaggagtctgcaggctacagtccatagtgtctcacagaactggacatgactgaagtgactaagcacacacacttgAGGCTTACAAGAGGGTGGGTGAGAAATGCCACACCTGAGAACTTAATGTGCTACAGCTTTATGATCAAAGGAAAagcagggagggggagaagacctttgtctttcttgagtagacgtCATGCTTCCATCATCGGCTCCTCCTCCAGGAGCGTTTTCTTGTCCCTATATGGTCAAGCTAGGGTCACGGTTATGTGTGCAGACAGCAAGTCCTAGGAATCATTAACTTACTGaactcactgggcaggatgttgGTCTCACGCTACCATTGTTTTAGTGTTTTGGGACACACACCATGCTTTTGCTGCCTGGTTTTGTTGTTAcacaagcctgcttggttttgtggttaaggaAACCTGCTTTCTCAAGTAATCATGAACTTACAGGGGTCTCCTATGTTTTTCTACTTACAATCtgctagtgggattaactatgtAATCATCTATTATGTCCCTTCATTCTATCCCTATCATTTTCAGAGCTTTCATTTGACATTGACCGCTAAGTCTATCCATTATTCCTTAAGGGATAGGCCTTTGCCAGGTTGTAAACTAACCTGTACTTACTAGCTGGGATCCCTGCCATGTCTGATTCTCaccctacacacacagacattttcTAATATCCAACTTTCTGCTTCATTCAAGGAACCACAGATTACTCGGGTTCTAGTAGTTGTAAGATTCATTGTTAACTGGCAAATCAATCATAGTTGATAGCTCAAATACACCAAAACTCACTtgatgggttcagtccttggtcagggaacccaCAAGCTACATGGCATGCCCCCCCCCCAATTACTCCTTGACTTAAAAAGTCATCATAATGACAATAGGATGCTGTTAGTAAAGGGAAGGACTTTGAATGCACTCAGGCCCTAGTTTTCGGATGATCCTGTCTCACATGCAGAGGAGAACAAGCTGGTGTAATCCACACAGGGGTCGGCATGCCACCCTGTCTCTGTTCTCCATTCCTTATTCCTTGGGTCATCTGGCCCTGAAGTTTCTTCTGAAAGTCTCGTTGCCTTGTCTTGAACTGTGTCCTTAAGTAGCCAAGGCTGTCTGCCTGCTGGTGATCTTTGCTGGATGCTTCCTGAGACAATGGAGCAGCCTTGCACGTGCAGCCTTCCTTGGATGACCATGAGGGCCATAGTGAACTAAGAATAGGAAGCGGGCTCTAGGTGAGGGTCATATGCTGCGTGGGTGAAAACTGTGCCTGTTTCTCCTTCCTACCAAGAGGCTTTGGTGGTCAAGGTTTACTCACATGCCCTTCACCTTCTCTGAACCCCACAGAAGGGGCTCAGGTCGCTGGGACACACTTGGCAAGGGTTTCTGTCccttattttgtgtttttcataCCTAGGGAGGAACAGTTTACATTTTACAGTACGTACGGAATCAGCAGAGAAAGATTCAAATACGTTTCTGTATATTCGTTATGCTAAAGCAGGCACGTTGACTTAAACACCTTAGAAACTCTTATCCAGGAAAAGGTTGGGAAAATGCACGGTTGACTGGTTACATTTCAGCATGGAGTTGACACGGATATGAGCTTTACTCGTTCAAGTGTATTGACTGCCACAGGCTGCAGGGAAGCCAGAAGGATTTTTGTTGTGGAAGGATTTTttgctatttgaggtttttcctTAATCATGAGTCTAATTCTTAATGCCCTCTGTAGCTTTGTGCTTTGactccattcattctttcagcaTAAAAAGAATATTCTAGAAGTCTTGAAAAGTAATATGGGTCTTTACATAGATTTTCTTAGAGAGGAAGTGCCGGagagagtttgctgaaattctatTTGGACAGTGTTTCTCTCCTCCCATGTTTCCTTTCACGGAATCTGCTGAAACCTCACTCCTCTCTCCAGGAGGCTCCTtcccctttcctcccttcttaCTACTGCCTTCAGCTCGTTCGTTCAGCCCTCCTCCCCAAAGCCTGCTTTCTTCCAAACTTTCCCAGCTGCATGAAGCCCTGGGGAAAAGGATCTGGCTTTACCTCTGATCACTTTTCTCTCAGAAACTTGACACATGACTTGGAATCTACATTTCAGAGGAGAACCTGGGTGATAACTCTGTAAGCAGGAAACATTCCTCCTTGGGGATGGAAAGGACTTGGGGAGGGAGGGTGTTACAACACACATTAATACTTTGTGtctctatcacacacacacacacacacacacacacaaatacacactccTGTAATCACTTTCTTATGAGGAAGATACCTTATTCAGAGCTGAATGCATATAGTCAtcaaaaaatatgagaaaaaattaactggaaatttctcttctgcttctaggAATTTGAAGCCTATGTAAATGCTTCTGGAGAACAcggaattgtggttttctctttgGGCTCAATGGTCTCGGAGATTCCGGAGCAGAAAGCTATGGAAATTGCTGATGCTTTGGGCAAAATACCTCAAACAGTAAGAAGAttctatatgatttttttaatatctatcttCACAAGAGTTCTAACCCCAGACTTGCAATAACTAAATTAATTTATGAGTTGGGCTTTAAATTTGGATTTCCCTGCCACTTCCCAATTATTACTAGTAatccaaaggttttttttttttgctatttcattCTCAACTACACTGTTGAACCATGATCCACTGCACGAGGAGGACTCTTTCTCACTTAACTGACTCAAAAGTGTATtaaagagaatttatttttttaaaataaaatgagcagGATAGTGTTTCTTCATATTGCATAAGAATATTTCTCCAGAAAGCAGTTGGTTAGGACActggattcatttcttatatttctgcttttatagTTCCATGCCCACTCATTTTATTAAGTAATTTCCCTTGAAGTTCAGAAAAGTGCAAAAATCATAGATATACAACTTGCTGAATTTTCACAGATTCACGAAGTGAACACACCCATGGAATCAAGCCTCTGGAACGAGACACAGAATGTTACCTGTCCCCAAAAGCCTTCTTAATCATCATACCTCCTACCTTTTCCAAGGTTATATTCATTCAGAGACTCCAATTTCTAGCTACTATAGCTGATGTCTtgtcttgttttaaaaattgtatatgtcGCACTCGGGGCCTTTTTCCGTCCATACCCACGTGGGAAACTTCACGGCCCGGTTTTCTAGAAAAATGCCCAAGTTCAAGGCGGCCCGCGGGGCCGGGGGTCAGGAAAAGCATGCGCCGCTGGCCGAGCAGATCCTGGCTGGGGACGCGGTGCGGGCAGGAACCCGAGAAAAAGGGCAGGGTCGCGGAACCGGAGACGAGGAGGAAGAGTATGTGGGGCCCCGGCTGACCCGACGGATTTTGCAGCAAGCGCGGCAGCAGCAAGAGGAGCTCAAGGCAGAGCATGGGAGCGGGGACAGACCCGCGGTGCCGCGGGAGCGCGCTATGCGGCTTGATCCAGGAGTGCGGCAGGATGGATCAGATGACGAGGAGTGGCCCACCCTGGAGAAGGCTGCCACAACGGCAGGGCCGGGCTATCAGGCGGAGGTGGTCGTGGACCCCGAGGATGAGCGTGCCCTTGAGATGTTCATGAACCAGAACCCTCCTGCCAGGCGCACCCTGGCTGACATCATCATGGAGCAGTTAACTGAGAAGCAGACGGAAGTCGAAATGGTCATGTCCGaggtctcaggcttccctgtgcccCAGCTGGACCCCCGCGTCCTAGAGGTTTACAG
Coding sequences within:
- the LOC109556548 gene encoding UDP-glucuronosyltransferase 1A1-like isoform X1 translates to MTAGSQGDRPVILLLLLCALGPSVSQGGKLLVVPVDGSHWLSLVGPLQPLQQKGHDIVVLAPDASIYIKEEAFYTLKRYPVPFRREDLEETFISLGRTVFEDDPFLKRVIKTYQKIKKDSALLLSACSHLLHNKELMASLTASSFDAVLTDPFLPCGPIVAQYLSVPAVFFLNGLPCSLDFQGTQSPSPPSYVPRYLSFNSDHMTFLQRVKNMFITLSESLLCDMVYSPYGLLASEILQKDMTVRDLMSFGSVWILRSDFVFNFPRPIMPNIVFVGGINCASKKPLSQEFEAYVNASGEHGIVVFSLGSMVSEIPEQKAMEIADALGKIPQTVLWRYTGTPPPNLAKNTKLVKWLPQNDLLGHPKTRAFITHSGSHGIYEGICNGVPMVMMPLFGDQMDNAKRMETRGAGVTLNVLEMSSEDLEKALKAVINEKTYKENIMRLSRLHKDRPIEPLDLAVFWVEFVMRHKGASHLRPAAHDLTWYQYHSLDVIGFLLAVTLTVIFITFKACAFAFRKCFGKKERVKKSHKSKTH